GCCGGAGGGGCTCAGGCGCATGCCGGCGGGGTGGCGCTCGAAGAGCTGGCTGCCAAGCTCCGACTCCAATCGTGCGATCTGACGGCTGACCGCCGAGGGCGCCACGTGCAGTGTCTGGGAGGCCTTGTTGATCGACCCGTGGCGCACGATTTCCAGAAAATAGCGCAGCGCGGGGTCGATCAGAAGCCGCTCGTTCATTGAAAACCTCCAGGTCGGGACGGGTTCGGGTATTGCTTAAAAGGCAATACCGCTTTCGAAAAATACCGCTAACGTGATGGGCTTTGCCAGCACTAGTATCGAGAAAGAAGCACCGCCCGAGGCAAATCGACAAGGCGCCCCACCAATAACAAGCGCCGATCTGCCCACCATCAACGTGGTAATCGCCAGCCGCCAACAATACCAATGGAGATTGCGATGAATCCGACGTTCCCTGCCCGTTTCCCCAAAAAAACGCTGCTGACCGCTTTGGGCTTGGCCAGTGCCTTATCCTTCAGCGCACAAACCAGCGCCGACACCACCGTCAACGCCGTGATGCACTCGGCGCTGCGCGCACTCGACCCGGTATCGAGCAGTGCCACCATCGCTCGCAACCACGGCTATATGATCTACGATACGCTGATTGGGCTGAATGCGGATCTGACGCCGCAGCCGCAGATGGCGGACTGGGAGGTCTCCGAGGATGGCCTCACCTACACCTTCACCCTGCGCGAGGGGCTGACCTGGCACGACGGAAGCCCCGTGACCGCGGCGGACTGCATCGCCTCGCTCGAGCGCTGGTCGAGCTTCGACCCGGGCGGCACACTGATCTTCGATCATCTCGAGAGCCTGACGGCGCTGGACGAACACCGCTTCGAGCTCAAACTGACCACCGAGCTTGGCGATGTCATCGGCCTTTTGGCCAAGCCCTCGGCGGTGGCCGCGTTCATGATGCCCGAGGCGGTCGCCTCGATCGAGCCGGGCCAGCCGCTGCCCAACCAGATTGGCTCCGGACCGTTTCGCTTCGTGAGCGACGCCTTCCAGCCCGGCGTGAAGGCGGTCTACGAACGCTTTGACGAGTACGTGCCGCGCGACGAGGCGCCTTCCGGCACCGCGGGCAGCAAGGAAGTGTTCGTCGACCGGGTGGAGTGGATCCACATGCCGGACGTGCAGACCATGGTCAACGCCATCAACAGCGGCGATATCGACTACATCGAACGCACGCCCTTCGATCTGCTGCCGCTTCTGGAGAGCAACCCCGAGATTCACGCCGAGGTGCTCGACCCGCTCGGCATGCTGACACTCGCCCGCATGAACTTCCTCCACCCTCCCTTCAACGACGAGCGCATCCGCCGCGCTGCGCTGCTCGCCATCGGCCAGGACGACGTGATGGCAGCTCTCGTCGGCGACCCGCGCTTCTATGAAACCTGCGCGTCGGTCTACGGCTGCAACACCGCGCTCTCGAGTGAGGCCGGCGGCGAGTCACTGACCAGCGGCGGCAATCTGGACGAGGCGCGCGCGCTGCTCGAGGAGGCGGGTTACAACGACACCCCCATCGTGCTGCTTCAGCCGTCGGATGTGGCCACGCTGACGCCACAGCCGCTGGTGGTCGCCCAGGCGCTTCGAGCCGCCGGCTTCAACGTCGAGCTTCGCCAGATGGACTGGCAGACCCTGGTCAGCCAGCGCGCCAGCCGCGAGGCCTCGAGCGACG
The window above is part of the Halomonas sp. GD1P12 genome. Proteins encoded here:
- a CDS encoding ABC transporter substrate-binding protein; its protein translation is MNPTFPARFPKKTLLTALGLASALSFSAQTSADTTVNAVMHSALRALDPVSSSATIARNHGYMIYDTLIGLNADLTPQPQMADWEVSEDGLTYTFTLREGLTWHDGSPVTAADCIASLERWSSFDPGGTLIFDHLESLTALDEHRFELKLTTELGDVIGLLAKPSAVAAFMMPEAVASIEPGQPLPNQIGSGPFRFVSDAFQPGVKAVYERFDEYVPRDEAPSGTAGSKEVFVDRVEWIHMPDVQTMVNAINSGDIDYIERTPFDLLPLLESNPEIHAEVLDPLGMLTLARMNFLHPPFNDERIRRAALLAIGQDDVMAALVGDPRFYETCASVYGCNTALSSEAGGESLTSGGNLDEARALLEEAGYNDTPIVLLQPSDVATLTPQPLVVAQALRAAGFNVELRQMDWQTLVSQRASREASSDGGWDMIFTNFGVDSLWSPSINPLLISTGEEDSWFGWPTDPDMEALLDEFALATEGDERQALAEDIQRQAMEQVTFVPLGQFQNVISWRDELSDVVAGPIPVFWGMHKAE